CTCCTCCCACTCGAAGAATTTGATGGCGAATGGGTGACCTTATTTGACGGCGTTTCCCTGAACGGATGGCGTGCCAATGAAAACACAGGCACCTTCAGTGTTGAAAATGGCAGCATTAAAGTTGATGGGCCGCGCTCCCACCTCTTTTATGTTGGCGATGTCGGCGACCACAATTTTAAGAACTTCGAGTTCAAAGCAGATATTATGACCAAGCCCGGAGCGAACTCGGGGATGTATTTCCATACCGAATTTCTCGATGAAGGCTGGCCAGAGAAAGGCTATGAGGTCCAGGTCAATAACACCCATAGCGATCCTAAAAAAACTGGCGGCCTGTATGCCATCGCCGATGTAATAGACAATTCGCCGGCGAAAGACAACGAGTGGTTCACCCAGCACATCATTGTAAAAGATAACTGGATCCAAATTCGGGTGAACGGCGAGGTAGTAACTGACTACGAAGAACCTGCCAATGAGCTCAGACCAGAAAACATGCGCCGGCGCAAGCTCTCAAGCGGTACCATCGCCCTCCAGGGTCACGACCCGGAAAGCGTGATCTACTATAAAAATGTGATGGTGAAAATAATTGAGTGAGGAGTGAGGAGTGAGGAGTGAGGAGTGAGGAGTGATTGAAGTTAGTTTTTTGCTTGATGGTCCTGCTAACTATGCCCTCCTTAATCGCATAAAAAAGCAGTTGCCCGGCGTAAGGCTGCGCACTGTTTTTTGCCTCGTAACCCCTGTAGTAGCCCGCCCCCTATGTCTTCAAAGCTCAAACAATTCCTCGCAGCTTCCGGACCGTTCTGGGGCTTGCTCTTTGTGTTCATGCTGTTTGCTGTACTCAGCCCGCAGGCGTTCACATCATTCTATAACCTTAAAACCATTTTCACCCAGAGCGTAATCATAGGGATTGCAGCACTGGGGATGACCTTTGTCATTATCTCGCGGGGTATTGACCTGAGTGTCGGGTCGCAGATTGCGCTGGGTACGGTGGTAACCGCGGTTTTGCTCAATATGGGTGGCGGTGGATGGTGGCCTGCCGTTGGGGCGCTTGGAGGTATTTTAGCCTGTGCCGCCGTAGGGGCCATCGCAGCCTTTTTTATCACCCGGTTTGGTGTGGCTCCTTTTATCGTCACGCTCGGCACCATGCAAATTGCACGTGGTGCTGCCAAGTGGATTGGTTCTGAACAAACGGTACCAACCGATGACAACTGGCTGCAAGCCCTGATGCTCATCGACCCCGAACCCGGTTGGCTTGTTTTTGCACCAGGAATCTGGATCGCTCTGCTCCTCTTGCTTGTATCCGCTATAGCACTCCGCTACACCATCTTTGGCCGATATGTTTATGCCATTGGCTCAAACGAAGAAACTGCCCGTCTCTGTGGCGTCCGCGTAGACCTGATGAAAATCATCATCTATACCCTCTGTGGTGTATTCACGGGCATAGCCGCGATCATGCAATACAGCTATCTCACCATTGGCGACCCTACATCTGCAGTAGGGCTCGAGCTCGACATTATCGCAGCAGTGGTCATTGGCGGCGCATCCCTGAATGGCGGCGAGGGCACCGCCATCGGCTCTTTTATCGGTGCGCTCATCATGGCTGTACTCCGCAACGGATGTAACATGCTTGGCGTCCCCAACTTTGTGCAGGAAATTATCATTGGCGCCATCATTGTAGGCGCAGTCATGATTGACCAGCAAAAGCACAGGCTAAAATCGTAGCGCCTAAAAGCCGAGTATATACACGCTTGCTGCGGCAACAAGGAAATACCCAACCAGCGTGCTTGCGCCGGCATAGTCCTGCGCCACGCGCTGCCCAAAGAAGAGCGCAATAATAGACAACAGGGATACCTGCGCCCCTAGCAAACCAACCTGCGTTTCTCCATTTAGCAGGAGCAGCACAAGACCCACAGCAGACAATACGCCGGCTGCTACCTCAAGTAGCGTGATTGCCGGCATCATGAGTCCTACCGTATTTTTTAATGGACTGTTGGCAAAGTGGCTTTTGAAGTAGTCGAGGTTTCCTTTGTAGTTGAACACTTTGTCCAAACCTGATTGTAAAAACAGGATACTCAAAAACGCCAGGCAGGCCAACTTTAAAAACAGGGCCGGCGCCAGGATCGCAATCCCTTCCATTATATATTCCTCTTGCTGTTCAGATCAATTATGACGCCGTTGCGCGGTTAAACTGGAATGAAATCCCGATACAAACCAGGCCATCTTCGTCTTCATTCCGATATACAAAAACGAGGTCCTGCGTACCATCGATTTCAGGAAACGCAATCGAAACATCCTTTTCTCCAAAGTCTGTCAAGCCCTGCGCTACATCCATGGTGCCCAGTAATTGTCCGTCGGGACTGCCGAGATAAATATCTACATGCCCTCCGGTCGTAAACGTCGGCGCAACCACAAACGTACCCTTGATCCCACCGATACCGCGCAGGTCAATATTTTTGTAAATTACTTCAGCGCCATGAGCGCCGAGCAATAGTTGCCGTCCACCGAGGCCCCCGGGAGCATCTTCTGGCGCTGTTACGCTTTGGGCATCTTTGGCCTCGTCGTAATCAACCGCTGCAATGCGTGGGCTGCGCAAAGTAACCACGTCACGCACCGTGAGCGGTCCAACACCCTCTCCACCGCGGTCTGTGTAGGTTGCTATAAAAGTGTAGGTCCCGGCTTCTTCCTGGCCTTTGTGGTCTGTGAAAGTATACGATCCATTGAGCGGCAAGCCGGGTGCCGATGCCGCGTTGCCATCAATCGACAGAATGTATTCTGCCATCTTCCTGGCTTCAGCAACCGACACCTGCGGATGGGCCGCCATTACAACTTCGCCCCAATTGCCGCCGCCGCCATTGACAATTTTCTCGGCCAGCATAGCCGGCGCTTTTGCGTCACCCTGGTAACGTATGGCGATGTCCTTGTAAGTGGGACCAACCGATGCCTGATCGACAAAATGACAGCCGGCGCAGTCTGATGCTTCAACCAGTTGCTTGCCCACCAATGAGCGCGTAGCATCCATCATGGCTTCATGACCAAGAACAGGCAAAGCAAGGTCAGTACCTCGCTCGAGATAGTCCATTGTCAGGGTAACATCACCAGGATTTATCCCACCATCAACCAGGCTACCATCTTCTTCGTCAGTCAGCGCAATCGCGTATTCTATCACAGAATCATCCCAGTAAAAGGTGCTGCTTCCTCCTACAATGTCAAAGGAAAGCGCCGGCAACCCGTTGCCGGCCAGCACCTTGAAACTTGTGCTGGCGCGCTCACCTTCCGGGTCACTTACCGTGAGACTCACGGCATATTCGCCGGCCGTGTTGTAGGTATGCGCCGGATTGGCTTCTGTGGATGTCGTACCGTCGCCAAAGTCCCAGCTATACGCCAGTTCATCATTGTCATAATCGATGGAGGCAGAGGTGAACTGCACATCAAGGGGGACAGCGCCAACGCTTTGGTCCGCCTCAATGGCTGCAAGCGGCGGTCGATTGCCCTGGATATAGGCAATGTGCGACAGGCGAGCCTGGGGACTGCCGGAGAACCAGGAGGGTCCGTATTCGAGCATGTAGATTGTACCATCCGGGGCAAAAAGCATGTCCATCGGGTTGATGAATTCCATACTGGACAGGAAGGGCTCCATGCGCACGTAGTTACCTTCTTCATCCATGGTCACCGCCATCATCCAACCACGCATCCAATCATAAATGAAGAGTTTACCGTCGTAGTATTCCGGAATTTTGCCTTCGGAGGATGCATAATCATCATAGTAATACACGGGGCCGGCCATGGCATTTCGGCCGCCGCTTCCTACCAGTGGAAATTTTTCTGACGGGCCGTAAGGATACCAGATAAAAGCCGGCTGCGCAGGGGGCAACTCGCGAGCGCCGGTATTATTTGGTGAGTCGTTGATCGGGGCGTTTACATCGAAAAGTGGTCCCGATTCTTCCGTCTCAAAGCTGTGGTCGTTATAGGCCTGGTTATCGCCGATGAAATAAGGCCATCCGAAGAAGCCGGCGGCTTTTGCCTGGTTAACTTCATCGTACCCACGAGAACCTCTGCTTGTGCTGTCTTCGCCGGCATCTGGGCCAATTTCTCCCCAGTAGAGGTACCCCGTACGCTGGTCGATAGCGATACGGAACGGATTGCGGTTACCCAGCACAAAGATCTCCGGCCGGCCGCCAGATCCATCTTTCGGAAACAGGTTACCATCGGGGATGCTGTAGGTACCATCAACCTCTGGCTTGATGCGCATGATGCTGCCGCGTAGGTCATTGGTATTAGACGATGACTTTTGCGCATCCCATGGCCCACGCCCCTCGCGTTCGTCGATCGGGCCATAGCCGGTATCGCGGGGGCTGGTATTGTCACCGATGGAAAGAAAGAGATTACCATCCGGGCCAAATTCAATGGAGCCGGCCACGTGGCAACACTGGTCGCGCTGTACTGGCACAGTAAACAGCACTTTCTCGCTTTCAAAATCGAGCGTTTTATCTACCAGATCAAAACGCGACAACCGGATTTCGTCGGCGTCGGGCGCTGAATAAGACATATAGATCCAGTTGTTGTTTGCATAGTCTGGATCAGCGGCAACGCCGAGCAAGCCTTCTTCGAGATCAGAGTAAACATTGACGGTTGCAATCGTTTCCGTTTCACCTGTCGCGCGATCGTATAACTTGACATCTCCATGGCGCTCAACAAAAAGAATGCGGCCATTGCCCAGGTATTCCAGTTCCATGGGCTCGTTGAGGTTATCAACCAACACCTGCTTCATGTAGCGGTTTTGCTCTGGCGCAACCGTGGCGTTGTTGAAATCAACGGGCCGGCCCTCACCAGCGGCATACTGAATACCACCCCAAAGGTGTGATAAAAAGAGCTCGTCTTCGTACGATGCAGCCGTGTGGCCGAGTCCTGTATAGAATGAACGTCCGCCATCGTATTCCCGATACCATGCAATTGGGCGCGGCGCTGCAGCCGGTGACTCGTCTTCGCTTTTGTACGACAACTCATCAATGGTCAGGAGCACTTCTACTTCTTCATGAACCGACCGGTATTCGTACCACTCATCTTCTTTATTCCAGGTGGCCGGCAGCCCTTGCGCGCCCGGATGGTCGGCATCAACAACTTGCAACGCGCCTTCGCGCACATTCGGATCCATAGGATGGCTCTTGAACCAACCTCCAACAAGTTCACCATACCAGGGCCAGTCGTACTCTGTATCCGCAGCAGCATGGACACCAACAAAGCCACCACCAGCCTGAATGAACCGGTTAAATTCAATTTGTTGGGCATCGTTCAGCACATCACCCGTTGTATTGAGAAACAGCACAACATTGTATGCCTGAAGGGCTTCTTCATGAAACACGGAAGCATCTTCTGTTGCCAGCACGGTAAATCCATGCGTTTCACCCAATTGCCTGACAGCCGCTATACCCGGCTCAATTGAATCATGCCTGAACTGTTCGGTCGAGGAGAACACAAGCACGTTGATTTCGCCACCATTATCCCGAAAAAAGAGAAAGTAGGCGGCCAACAGGGCAAGCGGTACAACAGAAAACAGAAACAGCTTCCGCTGATAAAATGGTTTTTTCATGACAACAACAGACTATGTGGCTAACGGTGGTGCTGCTACGTTGGTGGAGGCTATTGCAGCAGGTGGGTCCCTTAAAATAGGAAATT
The genomic region above belongs to Bacteroidota bacterium and contains:
- a CDS encoding DUF1080 domain-containing protein: LLPLEEFDGEWVTLFDGVSLNGWRANENTGTFSVENGSIKVDGPRSHLFYVGDVGDHNFKNFEFKADIMTKPGANSGMYFHTEFLDEGWPEKGYEVQVNNTHSDPKKTGGLYAIADVIDNSPAKDNEWFTQHIIVKDNWIQIRVNGEVVTDYEEPANELRPENMRRRKLSSGTIALQGHDPESVIYYKNVMVKIIE
- a CDS encoding ABC transporter permease; amino-acid sequence: MSSKLKQFLAASGPFWGLLFVFMLFAVLSPQAFTSFYNLKTIFTQSVIIGIAALGMTFVIISRGIDLSVGSQIALGTVVTAVLLNMGGGGWWPAVGALGGILACAAVGAIAAFFITRFGVAPFIVTLGTMQIARGAAKWIGSEQTVPTDDNWLQALMLIDPEPGWLVFAPGIWIALLLLLVSAIALRYTIFGRYVYAIGSNEETARLCGVRVDLMKIIIYTLCGVFTGIAAIMQYSYLTIGDPTSAVGLELDIIAAVVIGGASLNGGEGTAIGSFIGALIMAVLRNGCNMLGVPNFVQEIIIGAIIVGAVMIDQQKHRLKS
- a CDS encoding DoxX family protein, with the protein product MEGIAILAPALFLKLACLAFLSILFLQSGLDKVFNYKGNLDYFKSHFANSPLKNTVGLMMPAITLLEVAAGVLSAVGLVLLLLNGETQVGLLGAQVSLLSIIALFFGQRVAQDYAGASTLVGYFLVAAASVYILGF
- a CDS encoding ThuA domain-containing protein — protein: MKKPFYQRKLFLFSVVPLALLAAYFLFFRDNGGEINVLVFSSTEQFRHDSIEPGIAAVRQLGETHGFTVLATEDASVFHEEALQAYNVVLFLNTTGDVLNDAQQIEFNRFIQAGGGFVGVHAAADTEYDWPWYGELVGGWFKSHPMDPNVREGALQVVDADHPGAQGLPATWNKEDEWYEYRSVHEEVEVLLTIDELSYKSEDESPAAAPRPIAWYREYDGGRSFYTGLGHTAASYEDELFLSHLWGGIQYAAGEGRPVDFNNATVAPEQNRYMKQVLVDNLNEPMELEYLGNGRILFVERHGDVKLYDRATGETETIATVNVYSDLEEGLLGVAADPDYANNNWIYMSYSAPDADEIRLSRFDLVDKTLDFESEKVLFTVPVQRDQCCHVAGSIEFGPDGNLFLSIGDNTSPRDTGYGPIDEREGRGPWDAQKSSSNTNDLRGSIMRIKPEVDGTYSIPDGNLFPKDGSGGRPEIFVLGNRNPFRIAIDQRTGYLYWGEIGPDAGEDSTSRGSRGYDEVNQAKAAGFFGWPYFIGDNQAYNDHSFETEESGPLFDVNAPINDSPNNTGARELPPAQPAFIWYPYGPSEKFPLVGSGGRNAMAGPVYYYDDYASSEGKIPEYYDGKLFIYDWMRGWMMAVTMDEEGNYVRMEPFLSSMEFINPMDMLFAPDGTIYMLEYGPSWFSGSPQARLSHIAYIQGNRPPLAAIEADQSVGAVPLDVQFTSASIDYDNDELAYSWDFGDGTTSTEANPAHTYNTAGEYAVSLTVSDPEGERASTSFKVLAGNGLPALSFDIVGGSSTFYWDDSVIEYAIALTDEEDGSLVDGGINPGDVTLTMDYLERGTDLALPVLGHEAMMDATRSLVGKQLVEASDCAGCHFVDQASVGPTYKDIAIRYQGDAKAPAMLAEKIVNGGGGNWGEVVMAAHPQVSVAEARKMAEYILSIDGNAASAPGLPLNGSYTFTDHKGQEEAGTYTFIATYTDRGGEGVGPLTVRDVVTLRSPRIAAVDYDEAKDAQSVTAPEDAPGGLGGRQLLLGAHGAEVIYKNIDLRGIGGIKGTFVVAPTFTTGGHVDIYLGSPDGQLLGTMDVAQGLTDFGEKDVSIAFPEIDGTQDLVFVYRNEDEDGLVCIGISFQFNRATAS